GAGGCGAAGATGGAGACCCTGAAGTCGAAGGACGACGCGGCCGCCTTCCGCGCCGCCTCCCTCGAGCATTCGAAGCTGCTCACCGACCTCCAGGATTCGCACCTGAAGCACATGGAAGGGATGATGGGCGGGTTATAGCGTCCGGAACATCCCTTTCGCCTTCATCATGTGGATGGCGCACGCGAGGCAAGGGTCGAAGGAGTGGACGGTCCGGAGCACCTCCAGGGGACGTCCGGGGTCCGAAACCGGGTTTCCCACGAGGGATGCCTCGTACGGACCCTTCTGTCCCTTGCCGTCCCGGGGGCCGGCGTTCCACGTGGAGGGAACCACCGCCTGGTAGTTTTGGATCTTCCCCTCCTTCATCACGATCCAGTGGGAAAGGGTCCCGCGGGGGGCCTCGTGAAAGCCGAACCCTCTCTGTTCGTGACGGGGGAACACCGGCGGGTTGAACACGGAGACGTCCCCCTTCCCGATATTCGTCGCCAGCAGCTGCCAATGCTTCATTCCCAGCTCCCCCAGCACCGCGCAGCGGACCGCCCGGGCGAGGTGCCGGCCGAGGGTGGAGTGGAGGGCGGACGTCCCGATCTTCGTGCCGGCGGCCTTGGAGGCCATCTCCAGGGCGCGGTTCCCCCAGCGCATCGTCGGCTCGTGGCCGGCGGCGTACCCCATCAGGACCTGGGCGAGGGGGCCCACCTGCATCGGGCGCCCCTGGAACCGCGGGGACTTCGACCACGAGTACTTCCCCGAGGGGTCGAACCCTCCCACCTTCGGGACGGTTTCCTCCTCCCACGGGTGTTTCTGCCACTCCCCGTCGTAGTAAGAGCGGGCGATGCTCTCCGACACGTTCTCCTTGAAGTACGGATCCTGGAAGGACGAGATCGCCTTGTACGTCTCGAGCTTCCCGTCGAAGATCGTCCCCCCGGGAAAGTCGAACTTCGTCCCCTTCGTGTCGAGGGGTAGGTCCGGCACCGAGAGGTAGTTGGTGATCCCGGCGCCGTACTTGAGCCACTCGGCGTAACGAGCGCCGATGACGCACACGTCCGGCAGGTAGACCTGTT
This genomic stretch from Deltaproteobacteria bacterium harbors:
- a CDS encoding nickel-dependent hydrogenase large subunit, translating into MSQRITIDPVTRIEGHLRIDVEVDGGVVKDAWSSGTMWRGIEVILKGRDPREAWIFTQRICGVCTTVHAIASVRAVENALGLEIPLNARYIRNLMIVAHALGDHIVHFYQLSALDWVDVTSALKGDPAKAASIAEGLSSWPGNSRKQMEAVKKRVSEFVQGGQLGIFANGYWGHPEMKLPPEINLIALSHYLQALDVQRKANQAVAILGGKTPHIQNLAVGGVANAINLDDPATLNMEKLYMVKDLLAEVTAFVQQVYLPDVCVIGARYAEWLKYGAGITNYLSVPDLPLDTKGTKFDFPGGTIFDGKLETYKAISSFQDPYFKENVSESIARSYYDGEWQKHPWEEETVPKVGGFDPSGKYSWSKSPRFQGRPMQVGPLAQVLMGYAAGHEPTMRWGNRALEMASKAAGTKIGTSALHSTLGRHLARAVRCAVLGELGMKHWQLLATNIGKGDVSVFNPPVFPRHEQRGFGFHEAPRGTLSHWIVMKEGKIQNYQAVVPSTWNAGPRDGKGQKGPYEASLVGNPVSDPGRPLEVLRTVHSFDPCLACAIHMMKAKGMFRTL